CCGCAGTTGAGGGGGATCGCGCAGATCTATAGTGGGCGGGCGCGACCGGTCCGGCCCGCAGGTCCCCCGTTCGGGTCGGATCGGGGATACTCTGCGGACGATCTCCCACGGGATGTGGATTGATCGGCAGCCGCCATTCCGGGGAAGGAATACACCCGGTGAGGCAGAAAGGTCGCATACCTATGGCACTTCGCGATTCATGGCACCGCACACTCGTCTACTTCGGTCTTGCCGAGGAAGGCGACCATGCCGACTACGACGAGTACGGCGAGGAGTATTTCGAGGAAGAACAGAGCCGCGAGCCGTCCCGACGGGAACGAGGCCGGTCGGGAGAAGGCAGCGTGCGTCGACTGCCCAGCAGTCGGCGGGGACGTTACGACGAGATCGACGACATTTTCGCGGACGACTCTCCGGCCCCGGCCGGACGAACCCGCACCCTGCGCCCGGTCGAGGATGACAGCGATGTACAGGTGCATCTGGTCGTGCCCCGGAACTTCAACGATGCCCAGCAGGTTGCCGACCAGTTCAAGCGGCAGGTGCCGGTGATTCTCAATCTGCAGACCACCGATCACGAA
Above is a genomic segment from Solirubrobacterales bacterium containing:
- a CDS encoding cell division protein SepF yields the protein MALRDSWHRTLVYFGLAEEGDHADYDEYGEEYFEEEQSREPSRRERGRSGEGSVRRLPSSRRGRYDEIDDIFADDSPAPAGRTRTLRPVEDDSDVQVHLVVPRNFNDAQQVADQFKRQVPVILNLQTTDHELSKRLIDFASGLTYALDGGMQRIAEKVFLLTPRNVEVSAEEKARLIDKGFFNQS